From a single Oligoflexia bacterium genomic region:
- a CDS encoding tetratricopeptide repeat protein: protein MSIARIDLTSYRVALAASPSRVTTLPLILLTHEILSGKQVCAQKTSKRIDFLIHEFASQNQPYNDAIEGISALNDFLFNKKQFKKTGENNPDSLFMAKLLENREGHPLALALLYRELCQRSGLAPINFVNFPGHFYVKTLYRHQLFFLDPSDQGKLLSVSELQKKLSQKMGKSVALNGTFLETPTEAQMMVRFLGMLKGMYLDSRQWSSLLTVLDMIIETSPMRVNEYKERGLLLYQIGHFADAHNDLTLFMNKSPPSPEVEKLRSFVRHLKSPPVHPLH, encoded by the coding sequence ATGAGTATTGCTCGTATCGATTTGACATCATATAGAGTGGCATTAGCAGCATCACCTTCTCGGGTAACCACACTTCCACTCATTTTATTAACCCATGAAATCTTAAGCGGCAAACAAGTATGCGCTCAAAAAACAAGTAAACGTATCGATTTTCTTATTCATGAGTTTGCTTCACAAAACCAACCTTACAATGATGCTATTGAAGGAATATCAGCGCTCAATGATTTTTTATTTAATAAGAAACAATTTAAAAAAACAGGGGAAAATAATCCCGATTCACTTTTTATGGCTAAGCTTTTAGAAAACCGCGAAGGTCACCCATTAGCACTGGCTTTACTTTACCGTGAACTTTGTCAACGCTCAGGTCTTGCACCGATAAATTTTGTAAATTTTCCTGGCCATTTTTATGTAAAGACACTTTATCGCCATCAACTTTTTTTCTTAGACCCTTCAGATCAAGGAAAACTTCTTTCTGTTTCTGAACTACAAAAAAAGTTATCTCAAAAAATGGGCAAAAGTGTCGCTCTTAACGGAACTTTTCTTGAAACACCTACTGAAGCGCAAATGATGGTTCGCTTTTTAGGAATGCTCAAAGGAATGTATCTTGATTCGAGACAGTGGTCATCGCTCTTAACAGTATTAGATATGATTATTGAAACTAGCCCCATGCGGGTGAATGAATATAAAGAACGTGGCTTGTTATTATACCAAATTGGACATTTCGCTGACGCCCACAACGATCTCACTTTGTTTATGAATAAATCGCCGCCATCACCTGAGGTTGAAAAACTTCGAAGCTTTGTAAGACATTTAAAATCTCCACCTGTTCACCCGCTTCACTGA
- a CDS encoding SpoIIE family protein phosphatase, producing MAKKDARTPDQKIKQLEMELEDRERELLAFRKELGDVNVQLEKFINQMSNELQLASLIQRSLVPTEIPTIPGFEFSTKFVASPISGGDYFDIFELEDKMRFGIIMANSSGHGMASLFLSVLLKLTTQIEARKGLDPSEVSNNMTKEMQGAVNAKDTTNLFYGVIDRRRYTLTYSKAGNINSYIYNREQDKLVRLEATQGPIAKSSKPNQKSETISLDPRDKLIVTSEGLTKALNRSDEAFSEDRLFEHILKNPGAKCHDMRNEILFQLEKFTNGRDYIQDLSILVMEVKDKVIKLRKG from the coding sequence ATGGCAAAAAAAGATGCAAGAACACCCGATCAAAAGATAAAACAGCTAGAGATGGAGCTAGAAGACCGCGAACGCGAACTTTTAGCGTTCAGAAAAGAACTTGGCGACGTGAATGTTCAGCTGGAGAAGTTTATCAACCAGATGTCCAATGAATTGCAACTGGCTTCACTCATTCAGCGAAGTCTAGTGCCCACAGAGATACCGACGATTCCTGGTTTTGAGTTTTCTACAAAATTTGTAGCGTCACCCATATCTGGGGGTGATTATTTCGATATTTTTGAACTCGAAGATAAAATGCGTTTTGGAATCATCATGGCCAATTCATCTGGTCATGGAATGGCCTCACTTTTTTTATCGGTATTATTAAAGCTCACAACTCAAATTGAAGCGCGTAAAGGTCTGGACCCCAGCGAAGTTTCAAATAATATGACTAAAGAAATGCAAGGTGCTGTTAATGCAAAAGATACGACAAATCTTTTTTATGGTGTCATTGATCGTCGTCGTTACACACTGACTTATTCAAAAGCTGGAAATATAAATTCTTATATTTACAATCGAGAACAAGATAAATTGGTGAGGCTCGAGGCCACACAAGGCCCTATCGCTAAAAGTTCAAAGCCAAATCAAAAGAGTGAAACCATTTCTCTGGATCCGAGAGATAAACTTATTGTTACAAGTGAAGGTCTAACAAAGGCTCTAAATCGCTCTGATGAAGCATTTAGTGAAGATCGTCTTTTTGAGCATATTCTAAAAAATCCTGGTGCGAAGTGCCACGACATGCGAAATGAAATATTGTTTCAGTTAGAAAAGTTTACAAATGGCCGCGATTACATTCAGGATTTGAGCATTCTCGTGATGGAAGTAAAAGACAAAGTTATTAAACTTCGTAAAGGTTGA
- a CDS encoding citrate/2-methylcitrate synthase, whose protein sequence is MASESKVEVYDKAIDKGLEGIVACTTAVSSIVDATLTYAGYTIDDLSEHSTFEETTFLLWNKRFPKVTELEKFKKDLAQNMILEKEYVNFLKGLPNKNVHPMEWLRTAVSGLALWDKEATDISAESNQHKALRLTAKMGPIVAALERFRTGQQLLEPKLDKSLAWNFLYLLKGKEPDPYHVKVFDTALILHADHELNCSAFSVRVTTSSLSDLHSAITSGIGTLKGPLHGGANEQVMKMLLKIGNMKECETFVKNALENKEKVMGFGHRVYKNGDPRARILKSMSQELGKRRGEPQWYDMSVHIDDIMQDKKGLLPNVDFYSASVYYCLDVPIDLYTPIFAVSRISGWIAHAFEQYANNRIYRPRGHYSGNRDLKWVAPDKR, encoded by the coding sequence ATGGCATCAGAGTCGAAAGTTGAAGTGTATGACAAAGCAATTGATAAAGGATTAGAGGGGATCGTCGCTTGTACGACAGCGGTTTCTTCAATTGTCGATGCCACTCTCACTTACGCAGGTTACACAATTGACGATTTGTCTGAACACTCAACCTTTGAAGAAACAACATTTCTACTTTGGAATAAGCGATTTCCAAAAGTTACAGAGTTAGAAAAATTCAAAAAAGATTTAGCTCAAAATATGATACTCGAAAAAGAGTATGTAAATTTCTTAAAAGGACTTCCCAATAAAAACGTACATCCCATGGAGTGGCTCAGAACTGCCGTATCAGGCCTAGCACTCTGGGATAAAGAAGCTACCGATATCTCCGCTGAATCTAATCAACATAAAGCACTTCGTTTAACAGCTAAAATGGGCCCAATCGTTGCCGCACTTGAGAGATTTCGCACCGGTCAACAATTGCTCGAGCCAAAACTTGATAAATCACTTGCTTGGAATTTTTTGTATCTGCTTAAAGGTAAAGAGCCTGACCCCTATCATGTGAAAGTATTTGATACCGCTCTCATTTTACATGCTGATCATGAGTTAAACTGTTCAGCATTTAGTGTTCGTGTGACCACAAGTTCTCTGAGTGATTTACATTCTGCTATCACGAGCGGAATCGGTACACTTAAAGGGCCTCTGCATGGCGGTGCAAATGAGCAAGTCATGAAGATGCTCCTTAAAATCGGCAACATGAAAGAATGTGAAACTTTTGTTAAAAATGCGCTTGAGAACAAAGAAAAAGTAATGGGTTTTGGTCATCGCGTTTATAAAAACGGAGATCCACGGGCAAGAATTTTAAAAAGCATGTCACAGGAACTTGGTAAGCGCCGTGGTGAACCACAATGGTATGATATGAGCGTTCATATTGACGATATCATGCAAGACAAAAAAGGCCTTTTGCCCAATGTCGATTTTTATTCAGCCAGTGTTTATTACTGTCTTGATGTTCCCATTGATCTGTACACACCTATCTTTGCTGTAAGCCGCATCTCTGGTTGGATTGCACATGCGTTTGAGCAATATGCAAACAATCGTATTTATCGTCCACGCGGCCATTACTCTG